The Megachile rotundata isolate GNS110a chromosome 3, iyMegRotu1, whole genome shotgun sequence genome includes a window with the following:
- the Taf1 gene encoding TATA-box binding protein associated factor 1 isoform X1, protein MADSEEENDKDIMSGINMTGFLFGNIDDNGQLEDDILDPEAKQHLASLNRLGLSSFIREMMSNENTADGQNEANDKSIEDNEAADEKDINYIEKSPTALDFSDINELADDEKEENSKQDTFGEKAEKENADYDADDEEVINKSDTQLMPPPPIPEEKEALTAEEAEAARQRKLETPLASMLPSKYANVDVTELFPDFRANKVLRFSRLFGPGKPSSLPQIWRGVKKRRKKKRHHDIRDSDSGSDQDEKKPKFKGWIMQYGSDPTPDICCSDDETKLLMPVEDKQQIGKTGETGENGDMGPKVADWRFGPAQLWYDMLQVPETGDGFNYGFKLVDKPEDSNSKDIKDNKDIKDSKDIIDITDNKDFKENKDARENSEEFSDDAFLMVSQLHWEDDVIWNGDDIKHKVLQKLNSKNNAAGWVPSSGNRTAQAFSQPGKGAPVPVASNVRLATSQITTPLHMQSQKNKMNMNKGNQQQTREENYDDTWYSIFPVENEELVYGLWEEEVIWDPENMRKIPKPKILTLDPNDENIVLGIPDDIDPALHHKDNGPQPKVKIPHPHVKKSKLLLGKAGVINVLEEDTPPPPPKSPDRDPFNISNDTYYMPRSSETTLRLKVGGGNLIQHSTPVVELRVPFVQTHMGPMRLRNFHRPPLRRFSHGPLAHPGPHSVLPLIKHIKKKAKQREQERIASGGGDVFFMRTAEDLTGKDGELVLVEFSEEHPPLMNQVGMCSKVKNYYKRKAGKDQGPQKYKYGETAYAHTSPFLGILTPGQSIQAVENNMYRAPIYEHKIPETDFLIIRTRQQYYIREVDAIFVAGQECPLYEVPGPNSKRANNFVRDFLQVFIYRLFWKSKDTPRRIRMDDIKKAFPSHSESSIRKRLKLCADFKRTGMDSNWWVIKPDFRLPTEEEIRAMVSPEQCCAYFSMIAAEQRLKDAGYGEKFLFTPQDDDDEEMQLKMDDEVKVAPWNTTRAYIQAMKGKCLLQLAGPADPTGCGEGFSYVRVPNKPTISKEEQEAQPKRTVTGTDADLRRLSLNNAKALLRKFGVPEEEIKKLSRWEVIDVVRTLSTEKAKAGEEGMTKFSRGNRFSIAEHQERYKEECQRIFDLQNRVLSSNEVLSTDEGESSEEDSSDIEEMGKNIENMLSNKKTSTQLSLEREEQQRHELRKMLMGEVQEQDKKSKEKKKDDEEDSPVNNFNAQQGRILKIYRTFRNPEGKEFTRVELVRKPAVIDTYIKIRNSKDETFIKQFATLDEAQKEEMKREKRRIQEQLRRIKRNQERERMLGGPMTGNNTSSNNIFDRSNTNTPITTTSNSILPFCNFQSTSPASKHPKPETSPSKRKKPKLKPDLKLKCGACGNVGHMRTNKACPLYQNSITTAPVNVAMTEEQEEEIEKQLNTDDQDLVNVDGTKVKLSSKLIKHAEEMKRRTLLLKVPKEAVNSKKRRRATGDDHCDYLKRQQRPANRRRTDPVVVMSTMLESILNEMRDLPDVQPFLFPVNAKAVPDYYKIIQRPMDLQTIRENLRLKKYQSREEFLADVNQIVENSTLYNGLKSSLTVAAKRMLETCVERLGEKEDRLMRLEKAINPLLDDNDQVALTFILDNVVNNKLKSMTEAWPFLKPVNKKLVKDYYNVIKRPMDLETISKKVSAHRYHNRHEFLRDIEQILENCTIYNGKESPFTQKAELLVKVCKETLDEYDEHLTQLENNILLVQKRAMEQADIDPSWLGPDEENYTIVEPEFRGSQTSSPENPFGKSNMDDFDFVDVEGDTEGDGSRSANSKKKDVLEEDLQFSSEDEFDEVPFGTYEQSENAEMETLELNEVREGGVVLADDDSQQAAEAMVQLGNVGFYMADQQLLQQDESMDVDPNYDPSDFLLAGLPAREEKGENKIQDDLAVSESDDDAENNAQQKQKTPQQISQPEDDVGGDLWF, encoded by the exons ATGGCTGATTCTGAGGAAGAAAATGATAAAGACATAATGTCTGGAATCAATATGACTGGCTTTTTATTTGGAAACATTGATGATAATGGCCAGTTAGAAGATGACATTCTTGATCCAGAAGCTAAGCAACATTTAGCTTCTTTGAATCGCCTTGGATTAAGTTCATTTATTCGTGAAATGATGTCTAATGAAAATACAGCTGATGGACAAAATGAAGCCAATGATAAGTCTATAGAAGATAACGAAGCGGCTGATGAAAAGGATATAAACTACATTGAAAAATCACCTACTGCACTTGATTTctctgatataaatgaattagccgatgatgaaaaagaagaaaata GTAAGCAAGATACGTTTGGTGAAAAAGCTGAAAAAGAGAATGCTGATTATGATGCAGATGATGAAGAAGTTATTAACAAGTCTGACACCCAATTAATGCCTCCACCTCCAATACCTGAAGAAAAGGAAGCACTTACCGCAGAGGAAGCTGAAGCTGCACGTCAGCGTAAATTAGAAACTCCTCTTGCCTCTATGTTACCATCTAAATATGCCAATGTGGATGTCACTGAATTATTTCCTGATTTTCGTGCTAATAAAGTACTAAGGTTTTCAAGATTATTTGGTCCAGGAAAGCCTAGTAGTCTCCCGCAAATATGGAGAGGTGTTAAAAAGCGGCGTAAAAAGAAACGTCATCATGACATTAGAGATTCTGATTCTGGCTCAGACCAAGATGAAAAGAAACCAAAATTTAAA GGTTGGATAATGCAGTATGGGTCAGATCCAACTCCAGATATTTGTTGTTCTGATGATGAAACTAAGCTACTGATGCCAGTAGAAGATAAGCAACAAATAGGTAAAACAGGTGAAACTGGAGAAAATGGGGATATGGGACCAAAAGTAGCAGATTGGCGTTTTGGACCTGCACAGCTTTGGTATGATATGCTGCAAGTTCCAGAAACTGGAGATGGTTTCAATTACGGTTTTAAACTCGTAGACAAG CCAGAAGATTCCAACAGTAAAGATATTAAGGATAATAAAGATATTAAAGATAGTAAAGATATTATAGATATTACGGATAATAaagattttaaagaaaataaagatgCTAGAGAAAATAGCGAAGAATTTTCGGATGATGCATTTTTAATGGTATCGCAATTACATTGGGAAGATGATGTCATATGGAATGGTGATGATATAAAGCATAAA gTGTTACAAAAGCtgaatagtaaaaataatgCAGCTGGATGGGTACCATCCAGTGGAAACAGAACTGCTCAAGCATTTAGTCAGCCAGGTAAAGGAGCACCTGTGCCAGTTGCATCAAACGTTCGATTAGCTACATCACAAATTACTACTCCATTACATATGCAATCGCAAAAGAACAAAAT GAACATGAATAAAGGAAATCAGCAACAAACACGGGAAGAAAATTATGACGATACGTGGTATTCTATTTTTCCTGTTGAAAATGAAGAACTAGTATATGGACTGTGGGAGGAAGAAGTAATTTGGGATcctgaaaatatgagaaaaattcCAAAGCCTAAAATTCTTACTTTAGATCCAAATgatgaaaatattgttcttgGGATTCCTGATGATATTGACCCAGCTTTACATCACAAGGATAACGGACCTCAACCAAAAGTAAAAATACCCCATCCACATgttaaaaaaagtaaattactATTAGGAAAAGCTGGAGTAATTAATGTTCTGGAAGAAGATactccaccaccaccaccaaaaTCACCAGACAGAGAtccatttaatatttcaaacgaTAC ATATTATATGCCACGATCGTCAGAAACCACATTGCGTTTGAAAgttggaggtggaaatttgatacaACATAGTACGCCAGTAGTGGAACTACGCGTCCCATTTGTTCAAACTCATATGGGACCAATGCGGCTTAGAAATTTCCACAGACCACCATTAAGAAGATTCAGTCACGGTCCACTTGCTCATCCTGGACCGCATTCCGTTTTACCATTAATAAAGCATATCAAAAAGAAAGCTAAA CAAAGAGAACAAGAAAGAATTGCATCTGGTGGAGGTGATGTCTTCTTTATGAGAACTGCTGAAGATTTAACTGGCAAGGACGGTGAATTAGTACTTGTTGAATTTTCTGAAGAACATCCTCCTTTGATGAATCAAGTAGGAATGTGCTCCAAagtgaaaaattattacaaaagaaagGCAGGTAAAGATCAAGGGCCACAAAAGTATAAATATGGTGAAACTGCTTATGCACATACAAGTCCGTTTCTTGGAATTCTTACACCTGGTCAGAGTATACAAGCAgttgaaaataatatgtacaGAGCACCAATATATGAACACAAAATTCCGGAGACAGATTTCTTAATCATCAGGACAAGACAGCAGTATTATATTAGAGAAGTGGATGCTATATTTGTTGCTGGACAAGAGTGTCCGCTATATGAAGTACCGGGGCCAAATTCAAAGAGAGCCAATAATTTTGTGAGAGATTTCTTGCAAGTATTTATATACAGATTATTTTGGAAATCTAAAGACACACCTCGACGTATTAGAATGGATGATATTAAAAAAGCGTTCCCTTCGCATAGTGAAAGTAGTATTAGAAAACGTTTGAAATTATGCGCTGATTTCAAACGAACAG GTATGGATTCTAATTGGTGGGTTATAAAGCCGGATTTTAGATTACCAACAGAAGAAGAAATTAGAGCAATGGTATCTCCGGAACAATGCTGCGCTTACTTTAGTATGATCGCAGCTGAACAAAGATTGAAAGATGCTGGTTATGGTGAAAAGTTCCTGTTTACTCCTCAAGATGATGATGACGAAGAAATGCAATTAAAAATGGACGATGAAGTTAAGGTTGCACCTTGGAACACTACACGAGCATATATTCAAGCTATGAAAGGCAAGTGCTTGTTACAACTGGCAGGGCCAGCAGATCCCACAGGTTGTGGGGAAGGATTTTCCTATGTTAGAGTACCAAATAAACCAACAATTAGCAAG GAGGAGCAAGAAGCTCAACCAAAGAGGACAGTAACTGGTACTGATGCTGACTTAAGAAGGCTTTCGTTAAATAATGCAAAAGCGTTACTTCGCAAATTTGGTGTTCCTGAAgaagaaattaagaagttaTCACGTTGGGAAGTAATTGACGTAGTTAGAACATTGTCCACAGAAAAAGCTAAAGCTGGAGAAGAGGGTATGACAAAGTTTTCGCGAGGAAATCGATTTTCCATTGCTGAGCATCAAGAAAGATACAAAGAAGAATGTCAAAGAATTTTCGATTTACAAAATCGTGTATTATCTTCCAACGAAGTTTTGAGTACAGACGAGGGTGAAAGTTCAGAAGAAGATAGCTCCGACATAGAGGAAATgggtaaaaatatagaaaatatgctTTCTAATAAGAAAACCAGTACTCAGTTATCCCTTGAGCGAGAGGAACAACAACGACACGAATTACGAAAGATGTTAATGGGCGAAGTGCAAGAACAGGATAAAAAGagtaaagagaaaaagaaagacgACGAAGAAGATAGTccagtaaataattttaacgcgCAACAGGGTAGAATTCTTAAGATTTATCGAACATTTAGAAATCCAGAGGGCAAAGAATTTACAAGAGTAGAATTAGTGAGAAAACCAGCAGTTATAGACACTTACataaaaattaggaattcgaaAGATGAAAcgtttattaaacaatttgcaACATTGGATGAGGCGCAGAAAGAAGAAATGAAACGAGAAAAACGAAGAATCCAAGAACAGTTACGAAGAATCAAACGAAATCAAGAACGCGAACGCATGCTTGGCGGTCCAATGACAGGAAATAACACGTCatcaaataatatatttgatCGTAGTAACACCAATACCCCAATTACTACAACCTCAAACAGTATCCTTCCTTTCTGTAATTTCCAATCTACTTCTCCCGCTTCAAAACATCCTAAACCTGAAACCTCTCCTTCCAAACGAAAGAAACCTAAACTTAAACCAGATCTTAAATTAAAATGTGGTGCTTGTGGTAACGTAGGTCATATGCGTACGAATAAAGCTTGTCCTTTGTATCAAAATAGTATAACAACAGCACCGGTAAATGTAGCAATGACAGAAGAACAAGAGGAGGAAATTGAAAAGCAGCTTAATACAGATGATCAAGACCTCGTTAATGTAGATGGTACtaaagtaaaattatcttccaaATTAATTaag caCGCCGAAGAAATGAAAAGGCGCACCTTACTTCTGAAAGTGCCTAAAGAGGCAGTAAATTCGAAGAAACGAAGAAGAGCTACTGGAGATGATCACTGTGATTATCTTAAACGACAACAGAGACCTGCTAATAGACGTCGAACTGATCCTGTTGTTGTAATGTCTACGATGTTAGAAAGTATACTTAATGAAATGCGAGATCTACCCGACGTTCAGCCTTTCTTGTTTCCTGTTAATGCTAAA GCCGTTCctgattattacaaaattatccaGCGACCCATGGATTTACAAACAATACGCGAAAATCTGAGATTAAAAAAATACCAAAGTCGAGAAGAATTTTTGGCCGATGTAAATCAAATTGTAGAAAATTCAACATTATACAATGGATTAAAGAGTTCATTAACGGTGGCAGCTAAGCGCATGTTAGAGACGTGCGTGGAAAGACTCGGTGAAAAAGAGGACCGTTTGATGAGATTAGAGAAAGCGATTAATCCTCTTTTGGACGATAATGATCAAGTTGCTCTTACTTTCATCTTAGACAATGtcgttaataataaattaaaatctatGACAGAAGCTTGGCCATTCTTAAAACCAGTGAATAAGAAGCTAGTGAAAgattattataatgttattaaaaGACCTATGGATTTGGAGACCATATCTAAAAAAGTCTCTG CTCATAGATATCACAATCGACATGAGTTTCTTAGAGATATTGaacaaattttggaaaattgtacaatatataATGGAAAGGAATCTCCGTTTACACAGAAAGCAGAATTACTTGTAAAAGTTTGTAAAGAAACGCTAGATGAG taTGATGAACACCTAACacaattagaaaataatatacTATTGGTACAAAAACGGGCGATGGAACAAGCGGATATCGATCCTTCGTGGCTTGGGCCGGACGAAGAAAACTATACTATAGTAGAGCCTGAATTTAGAGGG agTCAAACCAGTTCACCAGAGAATCCGTTTGGGAAATCAAATAtggatgattttgattttgtggATGTAGAGGGAGATACGGAAGGTGATGGCAGTAGAAGTGcaaattcaaagaaaaaagaTGTACTCGAAGAAG ATTTACAATTCTCTAGCGAAGACGAATTTGATGAGGTGCCGTTTGGTACGTATGAACAGTCTGAAAATGCTGAGATGGAAACGCTTGAACTGAACGAAGTTAGGGAAGGTGGAGTGGTGCTTGCGGACGATGATAGTCAACAGGCAGCAGAAGCAATGGTTCAATTGGGTAATGTTGGTTTTTATATGGCGGATCAACAATTGCTTCAGCAAG ATGAAAGTATGGATGTCGATCCGAATTATGACCCTTCAGACTTCTTACTAGCTGGTTTGCCTGCAAGGGAAGAAAAAggtgaaaataaaatacaggaTGATTTGGCTGTTTCTGAAAGTGATGATGATGCAGAAAATAATGCTCAACAAAAACAGAAAACACCACAACAAATATCACAACCAGAGGACGATGTCGGCGGTGACTTGTGGTTCtaa